In one window of Trichoderma breve strain T069 chromosome 7 map unlocalized scaffold00008, whole genome shotgun sequence DNA:
- a CDS encoding putative oxalocrotonate tautomerase enzyme domain-containing protein, translating into MPMYHFELAIKLTQTQKLALVKKITDWHATTFRSPRFIVNVRFMDVTQGLLADTYVGGEQRQINRLFVSLRSGGGRTQEQLEGMADKLEGFWNEAVGKDSIATQLRGIFIKRELDVAKESGFHLPLPGGFEQWVKDNTEELQRLAAQGDPDAAQVVEEIKVRPEFQK; encoded by the exons ATGCCTATGTACCATTTTGAACTTGCTATTAAGCTCACCCAAACCCAGAAGCTGGCTTTGGTCAAAAAGATCACAGACTGGCACGCAACCACGTTTAGATCACCGCGGTTCATTGTCAATGTCCGTTTTATGGACGTGACCCAAGGCCTCTTGGCAGATACCTACGTTGGCGGCGAACAGAGACAAATCAACCGCCTCTTTGTCAGTCTCCGCAGTGGTGGTGGCCGTACccaagagcagctggaaggCATGGCCGACAAGCTAGAGGGCTTCTGGAATGAGGCCGTCGGCAAAGACTCTATTGCGACGCAACTCAGAGGAATTTTCATCAAGAGAGAATTAGATGTTGCAAAGGAATCGGGGTTCCATCTCCCTCTG CCTGGTGGCTTTGAGCAGTGGGTGAAGGATAACACGGAGGAGTTGCAGCGTTTGGCGGCACAGGGCGATCCTGATGCGGCACAGGTTGTTGAAGAGATCAAGGTCAGGCCTGAGTTTCAGAAGTAA